In Helicobacteraceae bacterium, the DNA window AACTAACGTATCGCAACGCCGTTTTTGGCGGATCGTTTTATATCGTAAAGCGCCATATCCGCGCGTTTGATAAGCTCCTCGACGCGCTCGTTGCGCCGATAGACCGCGCAACCCACGCTAACGGTGATCGCGGGTAACGAATCTAACGCCGCTATAGACAAAGCAACGGTAACGCCGTATAAGCGTTGGACAACTCTTGAAAAATACATTAACGCAACAAACATTTCCGCGTATAAGGGTAAGTTTCCACAAGACAGCTTTACGGGTAGCGGCGACAAATACAAGAAAACGTTTAGTGATACCGGCAACAGCAGGCAATATGAGCTAAAGGTTGAAGTATATGAAGGGCAAAAGGAGGTTTAGCTTATAGCGACTTTAGATTACGGCTCGTCAACCAACGCGTTTGTGTCTAACGCGCTTTTTCCCAACTTTAGCGCCGTCTTGCCTACTACTGGCAGTAAAGCCGCCGACGTCGACTACTATATTAACTTCGACCAAATCGATGGCAAAACCGACAAAGATACGAAGAAAAAGTTTTTAGACGACTTTTTTGACAAGCTGAAGGATACCGGCAATTTCAACGTGCTTGCAAAAGGCGTCAATGACGACGGCGACTTAAAGTATGCAGCTGTCTCCGCGGCTAAAGTAAACGGCATGAGATGGTCATTGAGGCTAGCCTTAAGGATGACGATCAAAATATGGCGTCGCTAACTTTCAGCGTTTACGAGTAGCTTTATAATTAGCCGCAAATAGGCTCCCCGCTAGTTGGTTATCTCGCGATTTCCCTCCTTCGGGAGGGGGGGGGAGTTTGAAATAGCCGTTATAGAATAGATTCCCGCGAAGCGCCCGCTTTGTTAGGAGAGCAAGGCGCGCGGGAGAGTGTGCGGGATTGCGGAAATCCATGCCCCAGTCATTCCCGCGAAGCGCGGGAATTGGGGAGCGATAAGGCGTCGGTTTTATCGTTTCTTCATTCGCCCAACCCTGCGCGTTCATTGAATCTCGCGCCGTATAAAGATTGTTTAGCGAAGCTCTTATCGCCTCTTCGTCGAACTGTTTGCCGCTAGCTTTCGCGTTATCGATTATCGCCTCGTATTTATCGATAGCGAAGGCGTTAAGCGCGTAAACTTTAGCCTTGAAAGACGCGGCGTCATCGGTAAGCTTTGGCGCATACGCTCTCCACGCCGTAAGCTCGTTGCCCGTCAGCGTCGCGCCGAAAAGCTCGTGTCGCTCAATCTGCTGAATGCCCTCGTAGGCTGTTCTAAAAACCGCCTGCGGCGGGGTAAGAAATCCCCCCGCCCAGTCCTTAGCCAAAAACGTGCGCCCTCTCCAGCCAAAACGCCCGCCAACGTCGTCGTCGTTCATATTATCGACTAAGAGCATAAACTCCCGTCCTAAAACGGGCGCTCCGTTTAAGGGCTTAAGCTCCGCGTTAGTCAACGTTAATTGCTTTATCTTTAGGTCTGTTTCGCCCATAGATTTCAAATAAAGCAGCATTGCGCCGTATCTTCCCTCGTAATCGTTAGGCGCCAACGCATTCGCCGCTTGCATAGCCGCCGTATAAGTTAGGTTGTCGTTCCCCCACGCCTTATTGTTTCTTTTTGCTAAGTCGAAATATTCTTTCTTATACGGGATATCTTCCGTCGTCTTCGTTTGATAATTCTTCCATGTTTCCGACGCCGTCTTGTCGATATTAAACGGATGCGCTTCTTGAGCGCGTTGTTCCTCTCCTATCAGTTTGGCGTTTTGCGCGTTATCGCGCTCAAGTTCTTGTCTAACCTTCTCGACATAATAAGGCAAGGGTTGGTCTTGCGTATTATTGTTCGCGAAAAGCGTCGGAGACGGCGAATCATACTCTTCGGTTAGTGGAAGCTCGACCACGCTTCGACGCGGCGTTATCGCCAAGCTCGCGTTGGTTTGCGCGTTAGCCGTTTGCGCCGTTGATGTTTTTGCTTGCGGCGATTGCGCGGGTTGCGACGTTGGCGTTTTTGTTTCTCCCGTCGGACGCTCCAGCCAATAGGCGGGATTTAATACCTTATCAGAGTAGCTCAAATTATAATCGCTATCGCCGAATATCTTTGCGGACGGCGACTTGCCAAGCGCCTCTCTTGCTATAAGCGTGTTAGACGCTTCTCTATTGGAGAGATTTAATCCTTTGGTCTGCGCTTTCGTCACCCCTATTGAAGCCTCGCTTTGCGCAAGCGAAGCCTCGTGTTGAGCGCGCTTGCGCTTCTCGTCTTCGTAACCTTGCATTACCTGTCCGACTTTTGCCGCGCCTTCGGCGATAGCGTTCCACGGGTTTTGGTACTGAATGTTGCTTACGTGCGGCAACAAACTTTCGCTTTTTAGCGCCATAATCTATCCTTTACGTATCTGTTCGGTAATGGTTATCGCCCGTTTGCCGACCTGTTTTGCCCATTTAGAGGCGAGCGCCGCGTTTGCCGCCGCCTCGAAATCGCCGCGTTTAATCGCCGCTAACGTTTGCTTAAACTCCGCGAGTTTGCCTATGCCCAGATTGAAGCTCATATCGATTAGCGCGATTTTGCGATTGTCGCTTAAGCCTTGCCAAACGGAGGCAAACAGTGCCGAAACGTCGCTAAACGCTACGGCGAAGTCGGTTTCAAACAGTTCGTTTGCTTCGGTTTTATCGATTACGGCTTTAACGGGCATAACTTTTCCGCCGTCGCATAAATGCCCGTAACCGATAGTCCAGAAACCTAAGCTGTCTTTATAAGCTTTTAACCTCAAGCCCTCGTGTTTCTTGATTTGCTCTTTGGCTTTTTCTAAATAGCTCATAGTTTCTCCTTATTGACAGCAATCGCAGTTTTTGAAATTGTCGCAAGTCGTTTTAGGTAGCTCAAAATCGTCGGCGGCGATCAATCTACCGACCGTCGCTATCGTTGGCTTTATCTCCGCTTTGATCGCGTCGAGCGTCAAAAACTTCAGCTTTTCGGCGACCTCGCGATCTAACTCGGCGATCTGCTCGGCGCTCAATCGTTTGTTTTCCATTTGTCTAACTCCTTTGCTGATTTAGCAAAAATAGTTTTGATGTTCAGCCGCTTGGCTTCGTCTATCTCCGCTTCCATACCCGCGCTTACGCCGTATAAATCGCATACGATCATCGCCTCGCATTCGGCTAAATCTTTTAACGCTAATTCGCGCCCTTTCTCGTCTGAAATTAGCAGCTGCGGATAGTATAGGTGCGGAGCAAAAGGCGTATGTCCCGCGTTTATAATCGCCTCGCATATCGCTTTTGCGTAACGTAGATTGCGGCTTACCTTGCCCCGATACGGCGAGCAGATGAATATTCTCATTGTTTGCAACTCCTTAGATTGGTTAATAGGCTCGCGCCCTGCGTCGCGCAATAAAAGCGCGAGGCGTTAATATCTATCGCGATCCAATCGATCTTTAGGCGCGCGGGTGTTGCGATTACCTCGCTTGCCGCCGTGCAATTGCGATCGATATACTTGTATTCGACGATTACTTGAGGTTTTGACGCGCAACCTGCCGCCAAGAACCACAAGAAAATTATTAAGGCGATAAGCGCCGCGACTTGAAACGCTATCTTAATCATTGTTCAGCGCCTCCAAAATCGGATCGTCGCTTTTAATAACGCGGCAGGATTGGATTTCGCCATCCGCGAGTTTCGGCGTTTTGCTTTCCAGCGTAGCGATTAGCTTGCGCGTTTCGTTATGCGCTTCGCTCTCTTTTCTTAGCGCGGCGGCGAAATTGGCTAGCTGTTCCTCGTAGTAGATAATCGCCTTGCTTATCGTCTCGTCGTTTGCTTTATTTGCCGATAGCGCGAGCGATAGTTTCTCTTGTAGGGTCTCGGCTTGCGCTTCCAATATCTCAACGTCCGCGCGCAAAATGTAGATATAAACGCATAATAACGCCGCGATTACGGACGCGCCAACGGTTATATACTTAATCACAATAACGCCTTTATAAGATCGATCCCGCCGATAGCCGCCGTTAATACGACGGCGACAATCGTTAATCGCACGCGCAATTTGGCTATCTCGTCTCGCGCTTGATTGACGGCTCTTTGAAAATCATTGCGTTGCTCTTTGACCTCTTTTTCTAGGTTTTCGATGCGGCGATTAGCGACCTTTATTCTTTCTTCGAGGATGTCCGACTTTGATAGCATCGCGGTTATCGCGTCAAGTTTCTCGTTGGTCTGCTCGGCGGTTTTTTCGACGCGCTCTTTAACGCTTTTAACCTCCGTTTTCAAAACGGCGATCTCTGCTATCATATTATCGTTGGTTACCGCGCCCATTTACTTTTCCTTCAGCTTCGGCTTCGGCTTCGCGTCTCTCATGGCAATACTGTCGCGCTACGGGGCAGTTCTGACAGTTTGGATCGCCTAGATCGCGCCCGCCCAAGCAGGTATCGTCGCACATATCCCAAAGCGTTTTGTATTTGGCGAATAACGGATATTTGTTTGCGTCTATTGCGCCCATTCCGCGTAATCCTCTCTTTCGGTCGTTTTACATTTGCGTTTGGAGCGGCGGCGCTCCTCGCCAAACTTCCAGCCGCCAGTTTTTGTATAGCTGACATAAAACTTGGAGTTAAGATACGGCAGTCCCAATAGGATGGCGGGCAGGACGCACGCGCCCAAAATTAGCGCGGCGATAGCCCAGCCAATCTCGACGGAGACGAACGCAATCGTATAGATTGC includes these proteins:
- a CDS encoding diguanylate cyclase, producing the protein MFVALMYFSRVVQRLYGVTVALSIAALDSLPAITVSVGCAVYRRNERVEELIKRADMALYDIKRSAKNGVAIR
- a CDS encoding glycoside hydrolase family protein; amino-acid sequence: MSYLEKAKEQIKKHEGLRLKAYKDSLGFWTIGYGHLCDGGKVMPVKAVIDKTEANELFETDFAVAFSDVSALFASVWQGLSDNRKIALIDMSFNLGIGKLAEFKQTLAAIKRGDFEAAANAALASKWAKQVGKRAITITEQIRKG